The nucleotide window GCGAATCCGGATTGTTTATTTCCAAAGTCAATTGAGCCGTGTTGAAACTTTCCTGCAGGTATTTTTCCATATTTTCGGGAGTGTTTATTTCCGAAAAAGTTTCGGTAAATGACCTAATGCTTATGTCCTGTATCGTGCTGAGGTCTTTTATATTGGCTTTTTTAATTTCAATCATTTCAATCGGTTTTATTATAATTTTTTGAAGCAGAAACATAGGGCATTTTCAGGAAATATCGTCCCGCTTTACACTGCAATCTCTTGTACTGAACCCCAGTACAAGAGGATTTTCGTTTCAATCGGGGCTAAAAGCCGGCATTTTGCTTTTTTGTTTTAAGCTAAAAATCTGCTACAAATTACATGAATTTTTACTAATTAATTTGTGCTAATTCTTGAAATTCGTGTTTATTTTTTTCTATTTCATTTTAAAAATCTATGACAACATTAAACAATTCAATTCATAGTTTCCGAAATCTAAATTTCAATTTGTATTTTTGAAATCGTTTTAAAAGAACACATAAAAATGAAAATCGTACTCTCTCCGGCCAAATCGCTAAATTTCGAACAGGAATTACCAATAACCCAACATACATCATCTTCTTTTCTGAAAGAATCCAGACAAGTCCATAAAGTTTTGAAGCAACAATCACCGAAAAATTTATCGGAATTGATGTCGATTTCGGACAAGCTAGCTGATTTGAATTGGAAGCGTAACCAAGATTGGAAAACACCTTTCACTCCCGAGAACGCCCGTCCCGCTATTTATGCCTTTGATGGTGATGTCTATACCGGACTCGACGCTTACTCAATTCCTGTGGATAAAATGGAACAGCTTCAAGGCAGTCTTAGGATTTTGTCAGGTTTGTACGGATATTTGAAACCGTTGGATTTGATTCAGCCCTACCGATTGGAGATGGGAACGAAATTACCCATTGGCGAAAGCAAAAATTTATACGAGTTTTGGAAAAAGACCATCACCGATTCCCTGAACAAAGAACTTAAAAAAGGGGAGTTGTTCATCAATTTGGCGAGTAATGAATATTTTTCGGCTGTGGATGCCAAAGCCCTGAAAGTTCCTGTCATCACTCCCGAATTTAAGGATTACAAAGACGGTAAACTGAAAATGATCAGTTTTTTTGCCAAAAAGGCGAGAGGATTGATGGTGCGTTATATTTTGGACACCAATGCCCAAACCATTGATGATTTAAAAGGATTCAATTACGAAGGCTATCAGTTTGACACTAATTTATCCAAAGGAAATAATTTGGTTTTTACGAGGTAGGCTTTAATTGGCCACGGATTAGACGGATAAAACTGATTGCCACGGATTTTAATTCAAACGTTTAACTGACTAAATAATAAAATTTGCTGTGCAAAGTCTCCCGACTTCGCAAGAGTAATAATAGTTTATTGCTTGTCGCTAGTTGCTATTTTTAAATGTATCTTTTAGTGAGTTAATTTGTTCAAATGTCATATCAGTAAGTTTTGTGGAAAAATTGTCTGTCCAATTACTTGTTTCTGTTGTGCTCTGAAATATTAGTTGTAAATCTCTTCCGTCTAAAATAATTCTCTTTTTGTTTTTTTCAATTGTCCACGAACCAAAATCTTTGTCTGAATAGTTGTCTACCAATAACTTTTCATCTTCAAAAAAATATTTGAATAAATCATACGTAAATTTATTGAGAGAATTGCCAAGTTGTTTTTCTATGTCAAACGCATATGATATGCAAGTTTCAATAGCCCTATCTAAATTGTGGTCAGTTGTTTCTGTTTGTCGTCCAAATTTGTCTATAAGTTCAACTTTATAAACATTATTTGTGACCTCGTCAAAACGCAAAGTCCATTTGTCTACTAATTCTACATTATTTCTAATCATTTTTAGTAAATTTTCGTTCTCCTGTGATATCGTAAGTTTTTAAATGTTCGCCGTTATGATTATAGATAGAACATTCAAATTCAGGTTTACTTTTTATTAAGTTAAGGACAAAACTTTCTGCATCATAAAAATTGTCAAATAGTTGATAAACTTCTCCTTCGTTGTTACCTTTTGAGAATATTGTTAAGTCTTTTTTAAAAACGTGACCTGTCGTATATTCAGCGATAAGAATCGAACATTTATTTTCTTCTAAGATTGGTGCTTTCATTCGTTTTTTGTTTGTCGCTTGTAGTATTGCAGCTAACTTCTTGCTTTATGAAAGTCTCCCGACTTCGTACAGCCTTATCAGTTTTAAGAACGATTGTTTTTAAGAAACTCTTCTGAGAGTTGGTAACTAAAAATACGAAAAAATTACCTTTGAATTTCTTTAAAAAAAGAGGACATTAAATCCTCTTGAAATATTACATTTTTTTTTTACGACAAGTCCATAGTTGAGGAATCACACGGTTCAGTTCAACACGAGTTTCATTGTTCGTACTGCGCACGCAACTAAACCTTATCAGTTGGCAGTAGTTCTTTTTAATCGTATTCTGTTTTGTTTCTTACTCTTTTTAATAAATTATTTTTCTCTAAAAAATTGTAGCCAAGATTTAGTGTGGTAAATTCACCTTTTTTAGTTTCAAATTTAAAATACTGGCCATCACTTTCTACTTTTTTTTCAGTATCATCTGTCCAATAATTAATTGTATATTTTACTTTAAAGTCTTTTTTGCTTTCTTCACAATTTTGCAAAATACTTTTTAAATAGAAGCATTCGGATTTAGTTAATTCGCAGACTTTCTTACCGCTTATAAATCGTGCATATTCAAAATCGACAAATTTCCTGGGCTCATCCTTTCTTTCAAGTTTAATATTTTGATTAAGAAAAACTATTGGTAAAGTTGCCCATTTCATTTCCGTTGGTGATTCGTCTCCGTAATCTGTTATAGTTTTTAATATTTTGCCATCCTTAATAAATGTAGTCGTAATAGTCATCGCATCCGAGCGACTTGCTATGTAATCATCTTTTAAGTTTATAAAGTTTGCTTTTTTATAATTGTTTTCAATTTTAATGAAACTTTTTCGGCTAATTTTAGATTTACAGTATCCTTTTTGATCCACATACATCTTTCCATAGTATTCAATTTCTCCACTTTTGGAAATCATTATGTCATCAATAGGACAAGTCCCATAACATCCCGAAGTTGACACAATAACTTTGTCAAAGGAATTTAGTGGGTCAATTTTATAGTGTTGCTTTAAAAATTTTTCTTTTGATTTGTCATTGTATTCTAAAATTAAAGAATCTTTAGTAAGTTTAAATATTTTAATATTTACCCACTTTTTATCTTTTAAATCAAACATTTCTAGTCTGTCATTTTTAATTCTATATTTTGTATAGCTCCCGAGAAACTTTCTCTTATTTCTCCCATCATTATCTTTTTCAGTAAAATCAAAATATCCGGTTTTATTCTCGACTTCTCCATTTTTGTAAAATGAATAACCGGATTCCCCAAATGGACTAAATCTCCTTGGAAGTATAATTATATCTTCATTTGTTGTTTCTTTTGGGATCTCGTAAAAACTTTTCCAATCGCCTATAATTAATCTCCCATAATTATTAGATTTCTGTTTACAAGAAATTAAAGTTAAAATTAATGCTAATATTATCGTTGTTTTTCTCATTTTTTAGAATTACTGCCAACTAGTATATAGGTGCAACAAACCTTCTTATATATACTCAAAATCAGGTAGATTGGCTCAGGTTTTGTGGGTTTTATGATGTTTCAAATATAGAAAATAATAATTATAAACTTACAAAGTAAGAATGTTGTTTTTAGGAATAATTGTAAAAAGGTAAAAATGTTCCTCTCTAGCCCCGATTGAAATGAAAATCCTCTTGTGTTGGGGTTCAACACAAGAGATTGTAGTGTAAAGCGGGAACAATGTTGTAAAAAACACCAACTGTTCTTGCTCCTAAAAATGATAAAAAAATAAAACTCCGGATTTCACTAATCAATCAGTGAACTCCGGAGTTTTATAAAATTAAATTCTAAAATATTAATGCATCGCTTCGGATGGATCTATTTTGTTTTTTCCTTTTTTGATCGTAAGGATGAAAGGAATGCAGAACAGGAACAGGATTCCGAGGTACAGAAAGATATCCATATAGGACAATACGGTGCTTTGGAGCATTACTTTCATTTCGAGTACTTTATAGGCTTTGGACAAGGCTTCGTTGGCGGCATATCCTTTTGACATGAAGCCCATCTGTAACTGATGTACCATTTGTTGTACTTTGAGCGAACTTTGGTCAAGGTACTGAATCAAATTCACTCTATGTTCCTGATTAAGCCTAGAGATGTATGTCGTGATGATGGCAATACCAAATGAACCTCCCAACTGTCTCATCATTCCGGTAAAAGCGGCTCCTTCACCAATATGTTTTCCTTTTAAAGTGGATAGTGACAAAGTGGTAATTGGCACGAATAAAAATCCTAAACCAACTCCTCTAAGGATTAACGGCCAAAACATGTGTTCTACTCCCGTATCCGGTGTCATTAGCCCGTGCATTAGGAAAGTAAAGATGAAAAACACTAGGAATCCTCCCGCTGCCATATAGGTTTGGGGAACTCCACGCTGAATCATTTTCCCAATAAAAGGCATCATAATTCCGGTTGTTATCGAACTCGGAAGCAGTAACAACCCTGCATCGGTAGCTGTCCATCCCAATACTGACTGTGTGTAAATCGGAATAATAAAGGTGGAACCAAAGAGCCCGAATCCCATAATGAACGACATAATGGTTCCTACTCTAAGATTGTTGTCTTTCAATACTTTTAGGTTTACAATAGGGTGTTTATAAACGAGTTCTCTCCATATAAACAGCACCAGGCCAAAGACCGAAACTACGCTCAATGCCACTATCATACCGTCATTGAACCAATCGTCTTGTTGTCCGTGTTCCAAAATAAATTGGAGTGAACCGATGAAAGTTGCCAAGAGGGCAATTCCCCACCAATCGACTTGGTTTGCTTTTAGTTTGTCTCCGTATTTTGGGCTTTTTACATAACCAATAGTCAGCAAGGCGGCAATAATACCAATTGGAATGTTGATGTAAAAAATGAAAGGCCATGAGAAATTGTCAACGATATAACCTCCCAACGGCGGCCCCAATGTAGGCCCCACAATTACTCCCATTCCGTAAATGGCCTGTGCCATTCCTCTTTTGGCAACCGGATAACTTTCGGTGATGATGGTTTGGGCGGTTACCAGTAAGGCTCCTCCTCCCAGACCCTGTATGAATCGGAATGCGACAAGTTCCCAAATATTGGTGGCATTACCACACAAAAAGGAAGATACCGTAAAAACAACAATCGAAGTTGCAAAGTAATTACGACGTCCAAATTGTTGCGACAACCAGCTTGTCATTGGGATTACGATTACGTTTGCAATAGCATACGCGGTGATTACCCAAGCGACATCGGTTAGGGTAGCACCAAGACTACCTCTCATATTATTTAGGGCTACGTTGACAATTGTGGTGTCCACAATTTCCAGTAAAGCACACATTATACAGGTTATCGTGATAATAACCCTGTTAATGCCGTATTCTACTAAATCGTCTTCTTGGTTTTGTACCATTTTTTTCTGATTTATTCGCTGTATTCTTTTAACATATAAGTCATATAAGTTTTTAAAATTTTGTTCATCAGTGTTTAAAAGAGAGTATAAGTTGAA belongs to Flavobacterium aquiphilum and includes:
- a CDS encoding MDR family MFS transporter, giving the protein MVQNQEDDLVEYGINRVIITITCIMCALLEIVDTTIVNVALNNMRGSLGATLTDVAWVITAYAIANVIVIPMTSWLSQQFGRRNYFATSIVVFTVSSFLCGNATNIWELVAFRFIQGLGGGALLVTAQTIITESYPVAKRGMAQAIYGMGVIVGPTLGPPLGGYIVDNFSWPFIFYINIPIGIIAALLTIGYVKSPKYGDKLKANQVDWWGIALLATFIGSLQFILEHGQQDDWFNDGMIVALSVVSVFGLVLFIWRELVYKHPIVNLKVLKDNNLRVGTIMSFIMGFGLFGSTFIIPIYTQSVLGWTATDAGLLLLPSSITTGIMMPFIGKMIQRGVPQTYMAAGGFLVFFIFTFLMHGLMTPDTGVEHMFWPLILRGVGLGFLFVPITTLSLSTLKGKHIGEGAAFTGMMRQLGGSFGIAIITTYISRLNQEHRVNLIQYLDQSSLKVQQMVHQLQMGFMSKGYAANEALSKAYKVLEMKVMLQSTVLSYMDIFLYLGILFLFCIPFILTIKKGKNKIDPSEAMH
- the yaaA gene encoding peroxide stress protein YaaA: MKIVLSPAKSLNFEQELPITQHTSSSFLKESRQVHKVLKQQSPKNLSELMSISDKLADLNWKRNQDWKTPFTPENARPAIYAFDGDVYTGLDAYSIPVDKMEQLQGSLRILSGLYGYLKPLDLIQPYRLEMGTKLPIGESKNLYEFWKKTITDSLNKELKKGELFINLASNEYFSAVDAKALKVPVITPEFKDYKDGKLKMISFFAKKARGLMVRYILDTNAQTIDDLKGFNYEGYQFDTNLSKGNNLVFTR
- a CDS encoding DUF6438 domain-containing protein; protein product: MRKTTIILALILTLISCKQKSNNYGRLIIGDWKSFYEIPKETTNEDIIILPRRFSPFGESGYSFYKNGEVENKTGYFDFTEKDNDGRNKRKFLGSYTKYRIKNDRLEMFDLKDKKWVNIKIFKLTKDSLILEYNDKSKEKFLKQHYKIDPLNSFDKVIVSTSGCYGTCPIDDIMISKSGEIEYYGKMYVDQKGYCKSKISRKSFIKIENNYKKANFINLKDDYIASRSDAMTITTTFIKDGKILKTITDYGDESPTEMKWATLPIVFLNQNIKLERKDEPRKFVDFEYARFISGKKVCELTKSECFYLKSILQNCEESKKDFKVKYTINYWTDDTEKKVESDGQYFKFETKKGEFTTLNLGYNFLEKNNLLKRVRNKTEYD